In Maylandia zebra isolate NMK-2024a linkage group LG12, Mzebra_GT3a, whole genome shotgun sequence, a single genomic region encodes these proteins:
- the unc45b gene encoding protein unc-45 homolog B — protein sequence MGDPIQLKEEGNKHFQAGDIDKAIECYTKAIKVCQDKKVLAVIYRNRSACYLKKENYVNAASDATKAIDVDAKDIKALYRRCQALEKLGKLDMAFKDVQRCATLEPKNKAFLETLRRLGAEIQSKLKTTFSTDSRVQNMFDILFDEESEKDKKEKAANNLIVLSREDAGAERIFQNNGVTLLLNMIETGKPEMILAAVRTLSGMCTGHKARAMAIIQMVGVDKMCSIMAVDNEEIALAACNLFQCINDSLTGGDTREYGKEADLVMDPSKDLKTILLSLLEMVASKKVSGHGRDQALNLLSKNVPRKEKKEMDHSKSLFTIDHGLKKILKVCGQVPELPDQLPLTENTQLIASVLLNKLYDDLKCDPERNNFRDICDEYIKSKIDPKDMDKTIHAINCISGLLQGPFDVGNALVGRQGIMEMMVALCGSEREVDQMVAVEALIHASSKMSRASFIITNGVSLLKDIYKKTKNEKIKIRALVGLCKLGSAGGDDYSLRQFAEGSTEKLAKQCRKWLCNPQIDTKTRKWAIEGLAYLTNDADVKDDFVDDEPAMQAMFELAKSRDKTILYAVACILVNCTNSYEKKEILPELVQLAKFSKQHVPEQHPKDKKDFVDKRVKRLLKAGVTSALVVMVKAENIILTDQTKEMLARVFLALSEDPRDRGTIVAQGGGKALIPLALEGTEAGKVKASHVIAKIAAISNPEIAFPGERVYEVIRPLVNLLHTDREGMQNYEALRGLTNLAGFSEKLRVKIVKEKALPEIENYMFEENEQIRLAATECMCNLVTCKEVQDRYLEDGNDKLKLLVLLCGEDDDKLQIAAAGALAMITAAQKKLCTKMTLVTSQWLEILQRLCLHSNVQVQHRGLVIVYNVLNSDNSDLAKKLIESELLEILSVVGRAEDNPKRQEAIDAARTCLVKAMDLGLIKPFASPS from the exons ATGGGAGACCCAATCCAGttaaaagaggagggaaacaAACACTTTCAGGCAGGCGATATTGACAAGGCCATTGAGTGCTACACTAAAGCCATCAAGGTGTGCCAGGACAAAAAGGTGCTGGCTGTGATTTACAGGAACAGATCTGCATGCTACCTAAAAAAG GAAAACTATGTTAATGCAGCATCTGATGCAACTAAAG CGATTGATGTTGATGCAAAAGACATAAAAGCTTTGTACCGGCGCTGCCAAGCTCTGGAAAAGCTGGGAAAACTGGATATGGCTTTCAAAGATGTGCAGAGGTGTGCCACGCTCGAGCCAAAGAACAAAGCCTTCCTGGAGACACTCCGCAGACTGGGAGCAGAAATCCAGTCCAAG ctgaaaactacattttccacaGATTCGAGGGTACAAAACATGTTTGACATTCTCTTCGATGAAGAGAGCGAAAAGGACAAGAAGGAGAAG GCCGCCAACAACTTGATTGTCCTTTCGAGGGAAGACGCTGGAGCAGAGAGAATTTTCCAGAATAATGGAGTGACTCTGCTACTCAATATGATCGAGACTGGCAAACCAGAAATGATCCTGGCTGCTGTCCGTACGCTGTCAGGAATGTGCACGGGACATAAGGCTCGC GCAATGGCCATCATTCAGATGGTGGGTGTTGATAAAATGTGCAGCATCATGGCTGTTGACAATGAGGAGATTGCACTGGCAGCCTGCAACCTCTTCCAGTGCATCAATGATTCCCTCACTGGTGGAGATACACGAGAATATGGGAAAGAAGCAGACCTTGTTATGG ATCCATCTAAAGACTTGAAAACTATTCTTCTTTCTCTGCTGGAGATGGTTGCCAGTAAAAAGGTGTCTGGCCATGGCAGAGACCAGGCATTAAACCTCCTGAGCAAGAATGTACCTCGCAAAGAGAAGAAGGAGATGGATCATTCCAAAAGCCTTTTCACTATTGACCATG gttTGAAAAAGATCCTCAAGGTTTGTGGCCAGGTTCCTGAGCTGCCAGACCAGTTGCCCTTGACAGAGAATACACAGCTGATTGCTAGCGTGCTCCTCAACAAGCTCTACGACGACCTTAAGTGTGACCCAGAGAGAAACAACTTCAGGGACATTTGTGACGAATATATCAA ATCCAAAATAGACCCCAAAGACATGGACAAGACCATTCATGCCATCAACTGCATCTCAGGACTGCTGCAGGGACCGTTCGATGTCGGTAATGCTTTAGTTGGTCGGCAAGGCATCATGGAGATGATGGTGGCACTGTGCGGCTCAGAACGCGAGGTGGACCAGATGGTTGCGGTGGAGGCCCTGATCCACGCCTCCTCAAAGATGAGCCGTGCCAGCTTCATTATTACGAATGGTGTCTCACTGCTCAAGGATATCTACAAGAAGACCAAGaatgagaaaattaaaatacgtGCGCTGGTG GGTCTCTGTAAACTCGGTTCAGCAGGAGGCGATGATTACAGTTTAAGGCAATTTGCTGAGGGCTCCACAGAGAAGCTGGCCAAGCAGTGCAGAAA gTGGCTCTGCAATCCCCAGATTGATACCAAAACCAGGAAATGGGCTATAGAGGGTCTTGCATATCTGACTAATGATGCTGATGTAAAAGATGACTTTGTGGATGATGAGCCTGCCATGCAAGCCATGTTTGAACTGGCTAAG tCCAGGGATAAGACGATCCTATATGCAGTTGCTTGCATCCTGGTTAACTGCACTAACTcctatgaaaagaaagaaattctcCCTGAGCTGGTTCAGCTGGCCAAGTTTTCAAAACAGCATGTGCCTGAGCAACACCCCAAA GACAAGAAGGACTTTGTTGACAAAAGAGTGAAAAGGCTGCTGAAGGCCGGAGTCACATCAGCTCTTGTTGTCATGGTGAAAGCAGAGAACATCATCTTGACGGATCAAACCAAAGAGATGCTGGCAAG gGTTTTCTTGGCCTTGTCAGAGGATCCCAGAGATCGTGGTACTATTGTTGCCCAGGGTGGAGGAAAG GCTCTCATACCACTGGCTCTGGAAGGAACAGAAGCAGGAAAGGTGAAAGCCAGCCATGTCATTGCCAAAATAGCTGCCATTTCCAACCCAGAAATCGCCTTTCCTGGTGAGAGG GTGTATGAGGTAATACGTCCATTAGTGAACCTCCTTCACACAGACAGAGAAGGCATGCAGAACTATGAAGCTCTGAGAGGTCTCACCAACTTGGCTGGTTTCAGTGAAAAACTGag AGTGAAGATTGTGAAAGAGAAGGCTTTGCCCGAGATTGAGAACTACATGTTTGAAGAGAATGAACAGATCAGATTGGCTGCCACTGAATGCATGTGCAACCTAGTGACATGTAAAGAG GTGCAGGATCGCTACCTGGAAGATGGCAATGATAAGCTGAAGTTGCTGGTGTTGCTCTGCGGCGAAGATGACGACAAACTTCAGATAGCTGCAGCTGGAGCTCTGGCCATGATCACAGCTGCTCAGAAAAAGCTGTGCACCAAAATGACTCTGGTG ACTTCCCAGTGGCTTGAGATCCTGCAGAGGTTATGCCTTCACAGCAATGTTCAGGTTCAACACCGCGGTCTTGTCATTGTTTACAACGTGCTCAACTCAGACAACAGTGACCTGGCTAAGAAACTGATAGAGAGCGAGTTACTGGAAATCCTTTCAGTGGTTGGCAGAGCTGAGGACAATCCGAAGAGGCAGGAGGCCATTGATGCAGCACGCACATGTTTGGTCAAAGCTATGGATCTTGGTCTCATCAAACCCTTCGCCAGCCcttcttaa